Proteins from a single region of Nitrospirota bacterium:
- a CDS encoding efflux RND transporter periplasmic adaptor subunit, with amino-acid sequence MRAGTRKRLGVVVTLAIVGAAWAAFAQRAGGPPGAGGPPGGMPPMPVEVAPVRVGAVTDEIATVGSLQANESVVIRAEIAQRITAIEFTEGRTAKAGDVLVRLDATELAAQVAQNEAAAELARANLERAKPLQAEKLISPQAFDELNAKLKEAEANLAIARERLSKATIRAPFGGKLGLRQVSPGDYVQPGQALVNLEDVSSVKVDFRVPGVDVSRVNVRQGITVRVDAFPDRTFAGKIEAIDPRLDEATRTVLVRARIPSPRGELLPGMFARVAVVVAERPNALLIPEQAVVPMGNDAFVFRVVDGKAAMVKVGIGQRRAGEAEVVSGLSPQDVVVIGGQMKIRDGAPVTVINQQSAPGGAPPGKG; translated from the coding sequence GTGAGGGCGGGAACCCGCAAGCGACTCGGCGTCGTTGTGACGCTGGCGATTGTCGGCGCGGCGTGGGCGGCCTTCGCGCAACGCGCGGGCGGACCGCCTGGCGCCGGAGGTCCGCCGGGCGGGATGCCGCCGATGCCGGTGGAAGTCGCGCCCGTGCGCGTCGGCGCCGTGACCGATGAGATCGCAACCGTGGGGTCGCTCCAAGCGAACGAATCGGTGGTGATTCGCGCCGAGATCGCGCAGCGGATCACCGCGATCGAATTTACCGAGGGGCGCACCGCGAAAGCGGGCGATGTGTTGGTGCGGCTCGACGCCACGGAACTGGCCGCGCAGGTGGCGCAGAACGAAGCCGCGGCTGAGTTGGCCCGCGCAAACCTGGAGCGGGCCAAGCCCCTCCAGGCTGAGAAGTTGATCAGCCCGCAAGCCTTCGATGAGCTGAACGCCAAACTCAAAGAAGCCGAGGCCAATTTGGCCATTGCGCGCGAGCGGTTGAGCAAGGCGACCATTCGCGCGCCGTTCGGCGGCAAGCTGGGTCTGCGGCAGGTCAGCCCCGGCGACTACGTGCAGCCGGGCCAAGCGCTCGTGAACCTGGAAGATGTCTCCAGCGTGAAAGTGGATTTCCGAGTTCCCGGCGTGGATGTGAGCCGAGTCAACGTCCGTCAGGGGATTACGGTGCGCGTGGACGCGTTTCCGGACCGCACGTTCGCGGGCAAGATCGAGGCGATCGACCCTCGGCTGGACGAAGCCACCCGCACCGTGCTGGTGCGCGCCCGCATCCCGAGCCCGCGCGGCGAACTGCTGCCCGGAATGTTCGCGCGCGTGGCCGTGGTCGTGGCCGAGCGGCCGAACGCACTGTTGATTCCGGAGCAGGCCGTGGTGCCCATGGGCAACGACGCGTTCGTGTTCCGCGTGGTCGACGGTAAAGCGGCGATGGTCAAGGTCGGTATCGGTCAGCGAAGAGCCGGTGAAGCCGAGGTCGTCTCGGGGTTGAGTCCTCAAGACGTAGTGGTGATCGGCGGCCAGATGAAGATTCGCGACGGCGCACCCGTCACCGTCATCAACCAACAGAGCGCACCCGGCGGTGCACCGCCCGGTAAAGGCTAA
- a CDS encoding TolC family protein: MVAVVAIAWFGWSTVTADAEPMALGQVYALAVQHSEDLQIRVEGVRQAEQEERRALSAVLPKLTVNGDYTLTPEETGVAGATILLQPESSYGWEARVEQPLYSGGKNRAGRRIAQRQIEAAGKDLRLGREALLLRVADVFYTVLRAQKNVEIQMRNVERLKEHRRLAELRYKVGEVTESILLRAEAELASANADLVARERDVAVAKRELALLTGLPGDVEIVEPEVPDVPAESMAQLLEAAKTSRDEVQRSHLNERIAEEQVSFARGNFLPSLDLEGAYSRRKQDPRPNFFIEENWRVAATIDIPLFEGGLRKAEFRQAKSRLEQSRLETAKLSKDIDLEVTSAGLTLEAVSRALDSRQEQLRFSKKNYEMVSKQFTFGLATNLDVLDANQTLIEAERDVIAATYDRHLAILEVQRSVGRFLAEAEQAMPKESM; this comes from the coding sequence ATGGTCGCTGTCGTCGCGATCGCATGGTTCGGCTGGTCAACGGTCACGGCGGACGCTGAACCCATGGCCTTGGGGCAGGTTTACGCCCTGGCTGTACAGCACAGCGAAGATCTTCAGATCAGGGTAGAAGGCGTGCGCCAAGCGGAACAAGAAGAGCGCCGCGCCCTGTCGGCGGTGTTGCCGAAACTGACCGTTAACGGCGACTACACGCTGACTCCTGAGGAAACTGGTGTCGCCGGCGCCACGATCCTTCTCCAACCGGAGTCGAGTTATGGCTGGGAGGCGCGTGTGGAGCAACCGCTTTATTCCGGTGGGAAGAACCGTGCCGGACGACGCATTGCACAGCGGCAGATCGAGGCGGCCGGGAAAGACCTTCGGTTGGGTCGTGAAGCGTTGTTGTTGCGGGTCGCGGACGTTTTTTACACCGTCTTGCGGGCGCAGAAGAACGTGGAAATCCAGATGCGCAACGTCGAGCGGCTCAAGGAGCATCGCCGACTGGCCGAGTTGCGGTACAAGGTCGGCGAAGTGACCGAGTCGATCCTGTTGCGGGCGGAGGCCGAACTCGCCAGCGCCAACGCCGACCTGGTGGCCAGGGAGCGAGACGTGGCCGTAGCCAAACGCGAACTCGCGCTGCTGACGGGGTTGCCCGGAGACGTCGAAATCGTGGAACCCGAGGTGCCGGACGTGCCGGCCGAGTCGATGGCGCAATTGCTGGAAGCCGCGAAAACCAGCCGTGACGAGGTCCAGCGAAGCCACCTGAACGAACGGATCGCGGAGGAACAAGTGTCGTTCGCCCGCGGAAATTTTCTCCCCAGCCTCGATCTCGAAGGCGCGTACTCCAGGCGCAAACAGGATCCCAGGCCGAACTTCTTCATCGAAGAAAACTGGAGGGTCGCCGCCACGATTGACATTCCATTGTTCGAGGGTGGGCTCCGCAAGGCGGAGTTCCGACAGGCCAAGTCCAGGCTCGAACAAAGTCGGTTGGAAACCGCCAAGCTGAGCAAAGACATCGATCTGGAGGTGACGAGCGCGGGCCTCACCCTTGAGGCGGTCAGCCGCGCACTGGACTCGCGCCAGGAACAACTCCGTTTCTCCAAGAAGAACTATGAGATGGTGTCCAAACAATTCACGTTCGGCCTGGCCACCAACTTGGACGTTCTGGACGCCAACCAGACGCTGATCGAAGCCGAACGCGACGTGATCGCGGCGACGTACGATCGACACTTGGCCATTTTGGAGGTGCAACGCAGCGTGGGGCGGTTTCTTGCGGAGGCGGAACAGGCGATGCCCAAGGAGTCGATGTGA
- a CDS encoding tetratricopeptide repeat protein → MSRNEATPVSYDPSPAFRRGEIFWHRGQLEAALRCFEEALIEERKRAEPRRVMPVLLSLGSVHAALGDREAARACFQELLTLQRETPDAGIAGQALVNLGNLAREIGERERARACYLEALDLLTPLGDTRSLGILHCNIGLLELDAGRLDEAIAALKTAIDCHKRSGFEEGLAGTWGQLGRAFLKAGKLAKAETCFNFSSSHFISLGDVAGEAEALRGLVSVYEAKGDTELVTRCRERIVEIQTRYGLAPEGRLPT, encoded by the coding sequence GTGTCGAGGAATGAGGCGACGCCGGTCTCCTACGACCCTTCTCCCGCCTTCCGCCGTGGCGAAATCTTTTGGCACCGCGGACAGCTCGAGGCGGCGCTACGGTGTTTTGAGGAGGCGCTGATCGAAGAGCGAAAGCGGGCGGAACCGAGGCGAGTGATGCCGGTGCTGTTGAGTTTAGGCAGCGTACACGCGGCGCTGGGAGATCGGGAGGCGGCACGGGCGTGTTTTCAGGAGTTGCTCACGCTGCAGCGCGAGACGCCGGATGCTGGTATCGCGGGGCAGGCGCTGGTGAATCTGGGCAACTTGGCGCGGGAAATCGGTGAACGCGAACGGGCCCGGGCGTGTTATCTGGAAGCGCTGGACCTCCTCACCCCGCTCGGCGACACGCGGTCGCTGGGCATTCTGCACTGCAACATCGGATTGTTGGAGTTGGATGCCGGTCGGCTCGATGAGGCCATCGCCGCGCTGAAGACCGCGATCGACTGTCACAAACGTTCGGGATTCGAGGAGGGGCTGGCCGGCACGTGGGGCCAACTTGGGCGGGCGTTTCTTAAAGCAGGCAAGCTCGCCAAGGCTGAGACGTGTTTCAACTTTTCATCGAGTCACTTCATCAGCCTGGGCGACGTGGCGGGTGAGGCCGAAGCGTTGCGGGGACTGGTGTCGGTCTACGAAGCGAAAGGCGATACGGAACTGGTGACCCGCTGCCGGGAACGGATTGTGGAGATTCAGACCCGGTACGGCCTCGCGCCTGAGGGTCGCTTGCCCACTTAG
- a CDS encoding YbhB/YbcL family Raf kinase inhibitor-like protein: MTRIWLAVIVVLWAVPSIAAEFRLTSPVLKDKATIANEQVFNGFGCTGGNISPALAWETPPKDTKSFAVTVYDPDAPTGSGWWHWVIFNIPPSVTQLPANTGKPDAGLAPVQAIQSMTDFGAPGYGGPCPPAGDKPHRYIFTVYALKVDQLPLKSDASGAMVGFYLNQNSLAKASFTATYGR; the protein is encoded by the coding sequence ATGACTCGCATCTGGCTAGCAGTGATCGTAGTCCTTTGGGCGGTTCCGAGCATCGCCGCAGAGTTTCGTCTGACAAGCCCAGTTCTGAAAGACAAAGCCACCATCGCGAACGAGCAGGTCTTCAACGGCTTCGGGTGCACCGGCGGCAACATCTCTCCGGCCCTCGCGTGGGAAACCCCGCCCAAAGACACCAAGAGCTTCGCCGTAACTGTGTATGATCCCGACGCGCCGACCGGCAGCGGCTGGTGGCACTGGGTCATTTTCAACATCCCGCCGTCGGTCACCCAACTCCCCGCCAATACCGGCAAGCCTGACGCCGGCCTGGCCCCTGTGCAGGCCATCCAGAGCATGACCGACTTCGGCGCGCCGGGTTACGGCGGCCCCTGCCCGCCTGCGGGCGACAAACCGCATCGCTACATTTTCACCGTGTACGCACTCAAGGTCGATCAACTGCCGCTCAAATCAGACGCCAGCGGGGCGATGGTGGGGTTCTATCTGAACCAGAATAGTCTGGCCAAAGCATCGTTCACGGCTACGTACGGCCGGTGA
- a CDS encoding helix-turn-helix transcriptional regulator, whose protein sequence is MLRSTMYLPQRKVDALFALVRDMHATPPWKDPERFFTSLHRVIPFDYTVPFMKLDADTARIIPSTLTFTNGGRDDAAVFRDHNGYFYRYKHALIASAPRRKCFSLHFPATPQIQLPEAKFREYHNDFWHKHRMAFSCGGYFDTPGGRFALYLSRSAQRSDFSAEEKHFLDLLLPHLQLLATSAEQDLPALFVDAKGTMVSREGGTGSPGGTASRLETRIKEFLPNWITEVRDRPLAVLRREFREAGTSHALTFSQIGFGRTPLFRVSWTAQDATPVPAAVLRAFAHQHHLSPREADVLACAVAGKSMKEIAVQLGLAVDTIKEYLGSLYRKTDVDGRGPLVAKVLAVLATPGTAEESPSPGPRF, encoded by the coding sequence GTGTTGAGATCCACGATGTACCTCCCCCAGCGGAAAGTCGATGCGCTGTTCGCCCTCGTGCGCGACATGCATGCCACCCCTCCGTGGAAAGATCCCGAGCGTTTCTTCACGAGCCTGCACCGCGTCATCCCGTTTGACTATACGGTCCCGTTCATGAAGCTCGACGCGGACACGGCGCGTATCATCCCGTCGACCCTCACCTTCACCAACGGCGGGCGGGATGACGCCGCGGTCTTTCGCGATCACAACGGGTACTTCTACCGCTACAAGCACGCGCTGATCGCGTCCGCGCCCCGGCGCAAGTGCTTCAGCCTTCACTTTCCAGCCACACCGCAAATCCAGCTCCCCGAGGCCAAGTTCCGTGAATACCACAACGACTTCTGGCACAAGCACCGGATGGCGTTTTCCTGCGGCGGGTACTTCGACACGCCCGGCGGCAGGTTTGCCCTGTATCTCAGCCGCAGCGCCCAGCGTTCAGACTTCTCCGCCGAGGAGAAACATTTTCTCGATCTGCTCCTTCCGCACCTGCAGTTGCTCGCCACGTCGGCAGAGCAGGACCTCCCCGCGCTGTTTGTCGACGCGAAGGGCACGATGGTGTCGCGCGAGGGTGGAACCGGGAGTCCCGGAGGAACCGCGTCGCGCCTAGAGACGCGCATCAAGGAGTTTCTACCGAATTGGATCACTGAGGTCCGCGATCGGCCGCTGGCCGTGTTGCGTCGTGAGTTCCGCGAAGCAGGCACCAGTCACGCCCTGACCTTCTCGCAGATCGGCTTTGGTCGGACGCCGCTGTTTCGGGTGAGTTGGACGGCGCAGGACGCGACCCCGGTGCCCGCGGCCGTGCTCCGCGCGTTCGCCCACCAGCACCATCTCTCGCCCCGCGAAGCCGACGTCCTCGCGTGCGCCGTCGCGGGCAAGAGCATGAAGGAAATCGCGGTACAACTCGGCCTGGCCGTGGACACGATCAAGGAATACCTTGGTTCGCTCTACCGCAAGACCGACGTGGATGGCCGGGGACCGCTCGTGGCCAAGGTCTTGGCCGTGCTGGCAACACCAGGCACCGCGGAGGAAAGTCCCTCCCCAGGTCCTCGGTTCTGA
- a CDS encoding efflux RND transporter permease subunit: protein MFLPELSIRRPVLATVMSLMLILIGIISYTRLAVREYPNIDAPIVSVRTVYIGASAEVVESQITQPIEDSLAGIEGIRVIKSVSREEVSQVTVEFTLDRDIDAAANDVRDRTARVRGLLPEEADEPVIAKIEADAFPIIWLAFSSDRHTPLEITDYADRVVRDRLQTLPGVASVIIGGERRYAMRLWLDRERLAAYGLTPQDVEDALRRQNVEVPSGRIESRQREFTVLTETDLRTPEEFDRLIIREVNTYPVRLRDVGYAELGAADDRNAVRVNGDPAVGVGVVKQSNANTLAVAKAVKAELPKLTAGLPAGMTLQIGFDSSVFIDESIKSVFEALAEALILVVLVIFYFLRSGRATLIPFVTIPVSLIGAFVFVYALGFSVNVLTLLALVLAIGLVVDDAIVVLENIYRRIERGMPTGQAALEGSKEIAFAVLAMTTTVAAVFVPVAFMTGTTGRLFREFALTVSAAVIVSGFVALTLTPMMCSKLLRHELQHGRIYRLIERGIERLNIGYRALLTRSLNHRALIVSLAVATAGAIVFLFMTLKAELSPLEDRGIMIGVMLAPEGATMAYTDSYARRVEGMYSQVPEIRTYFMVVAPGLERPNPVTSAFSFVMLKPWDERERKQQQIVGELMPKMFGLPGVLAFPINPPSLGQSFRNPPVMFVVQANTYAELQTMVDQLMAKAREFPGLVNMDSDLKLNKPQFAVTLDREKTADVGVEVETVGRTLETLLGGRQVTRFKREGEQYDVIVKVADKDRTSPNDLTAIYVRGSNGQLVQLSNLMQVKETVAPKELNHFNRLRSATISANLAPGVALGDALEFMEKAAAEVLPAGTQTALDGQSREFEESGASMYIAFALALIFLYLVLSAQFESFVDPFIIMLSVPLAMAGALLSLKLTGNTLNVYSQIGMVMLVGLIAKNGILIVEFANQLQERGRAVREAVIEAASLRLRPILMTTAAMILGSVPLALATGAGAESRQQIGWVIVGGLLLGTLLTLFVIPTSYTLLARRRTSPTEPTPKEIEVQTLAGNGEGVGVSVES, encoded by the coding sequence GTGTTTCTGCCCGAACTCTCCATTCGCCGGCCGGTCCTCGCGACCGTGATGAGTCTGATGCTGATTTTGATCGGCATCATCTCATACACCCGCCTGGCGGTTCGGGAATACCCCAATATCGATGCGCCCATTGTCTCGGTCCGCACGGTCTATATCGGAGCGAGCGCCGAGGTGGTGGAGAGCCAAATCACCCAGCCGATCGAGGATTCGCTCGCCGGCATCGAAGGCATCAGGGTCATCAAGTCCGTCAGCCGTGAGGAGGTCAGTCAGGTCACGGTGGAGTTCACCTTGGATCGCGACATCGACGCGGCGGCGAACGACGTGCGGGACCGCACCGCGCGCGTCCGGGGTTTGTTGCCCGAGGAGGCGGACGAGCCGGTGATCGCCAAGATCGAGGCCGACGCCTTCCCCATTATCTGGCTCGCCTTCTCCAGCGACCGCCACACGCCGTTGGAGATCACCGACTATGCAGACCGCGTGGTCAGGGACCGCCTGCAGACCTTGCCGGGCGTGGCCAGCGTCATCATCGGGGGCGAGCGCCGTTACGCCATGCGCTTGTGGCTGGACCGGGAGCGGTTGGCCGCGTACGGCCTGACCCCGCAGGACGTGGAAGACGCGCTGCGCCGCCAAAACGTCGAAGTGCCGTCGGGCCGCATTGAAAGCCGACAGCGTGAATTCACGGTGCTGACTGAAACCGATCTGCGCACGCCCGAGGAGTTCGATCGTCTCATCATTCGGGAGGTCAACACGTATCCGGTCCGCTTGCGCGACGTGGGCTACGCCGAACTTGGGGCGGCCGACGACCGTAACGCGGTGCGGGTCAACGGCGATCCCGCGGTGGGGGTGGGCGTGGTCAAACAATCCAACGCCAATACCTTGGCCGTGGCCAAAGCGGTCAAAGCGGAACTGCCCAAGCTGACCGCCGGGCTCCCGGCCGGGATGACGCTGCAGATCGGGTTTGACAGTTCGGTCTTCATCGACGAGTCGATCAAGTCGGTCTTCGAAGCTTTGGCGGAAGCGCTGATCCTGGTCGTGCTGGTCATTTTCTATTTCCTGCGTTCGGGCCGCGCCACGCTCATCCCGTTCGTCACGATCCCGGTGTCGTTGATCGGCGCGTTCGTCTTTGTCTACGCGCTGGGGTTTTCCGTCAACGTGCTGACGCTGCTGGCGCTGGTGCTGGCGATCGGGCTGGTGGTGGACGACGCGATCGTGGTGCTGGAGAATATCTACCGCCGCATCGAGCGCGGGATGCCGACGGGACAGGCGGCGCTCGAGGGCAGCAAGGAGATCGCGTTCGCCGTGCTGGCGATGACGACCACGGTCGCGGCGGTTTTTGTGCCCGTGGCCTTCATGACCGGCACCACCGGACGACTGTTCCGCGAATTCGCTCTGACGGTCTCCGCGGCGGTGATCGTGTCGGGTTTCGTGGCCCTGACACTGACCCCCATGATGTGCTCGAAGCTGTTGCGCCACGAGCTGCAACACGGCCGCATCTACCGCCTGATCGAGCGCGGGATCGAACGGTTGAACATTGGATACCGAGCGCTGCTCACCCGGTCGCTCAATCATCGCGCGTTGATCGTGTCGCTGGCCGTGGCGACCGCCGGGGCGATCGTGTTTCTGTTCATGACCCTCAAGGCCGAGCTCTCGCCGTTGGAGGATCGCGGCATCATGATCGGCGTGATGCTCGCACCCGAAGGCGCCACCATGGCGTATACCGACAGCTACGCCAGGCGCGTGGAAGGCATGTACAGCCAGGTGCCCGAGATCAGAACCTATTTTATGGTGGTGGCGCCAGGGCTCGAAAGGCCCAACCCCGTGACCTCCGCGTTTTCGTTCGTCATGCTGAAACCCTGGGACGAGCGCGAACGCAAGCAGCAGCAAATCGTGGGCGAGTTGATGCCCAAGATGTTCGGACTCCCCGGCGTGCTGGCGTTTCCCATCAATCCGCCCTCGCTTGGCCAGAGCTTTCGCAATCCCCCCGTGATGTTCGTGGTGCAGGCGAACACGTACGCCGAGCTGCAGACCATGGTGGATCAGTTGATGGCCAAGGCCCGCGAGTTCCCGGGGCTGGTCAACATGGACAGCGACCTGAAGTTGAACAAGCCCCAATTTGCGGTCACCCTCGATCGCGAGAAAACCGCGGACGTGGGCGTGGAAGTCGAGACCGTAGGCCGCACCCTGGAAACGCTGCTCGGAGGCCGGCAGGTCACGCGCTTCAAACGCGAGGGCGAGCAGTACGATGTCATTGTCAAAGTCGCGGACAAGGACCGGACCAGTCCCAACGACTTGACCGCCATCTACGTCCGCGGGAGCAACGGCCAGTTGGTGCAGCTCTCCAATCTCATGCAGGTCAAAGAAACCGTGGCGCCGAAGGAATTGAATCACTTCAATCGCCTGCGGTCCGCCACGATCTCGGCGAACCTCGCGCCCGGGGTGGCGCTCGGTGACGCGCTGGAGTTCATGGAAAAAGCCGCGGCCGAGGTATTGCCGGCAGGCACGCAGACCGCGCTCGACGGACAGTCGCGCGAGTTTGAAGAATCCGGCGCCAGCATGTACATCGCGTTTGCATTGGCGCTGATCTTTCTTTACCTGGTGCTGTCCGCGCAGTTCGAGAGCTTTGTGGATCCGTTCATCATCATGCTCTCGGTGCCGCTGGCCATGGCCGGCGCACTGCTGTCGTTGAAACTGACCGGCAACACGCTCAATGTCTACAGCCAGATCGGCATGGTGATGCTGGTGGGCTTGATCGCCAAGAACGGAATTTTGATCGTCGAATTCGCCAACCAGCTGCAGGAGCGGGGCCGGGCAGTGCGCGAGGCCGTGATTGAAGCCGCGTCGTTGCGCCTGCGACCGATCCTCATGACCACGGCCGCCATGATCCTGGGTTCGGTCCCGCTGGCTCTGGCAACCGGCGCAGGGGCGGAAAGCCGTCAGCAGATCGGCTGGGTGATCGTGGGCGGGTTGCTGCTGGGGACGTTGTTGACCCTGTTCGTGATCCCGACCTCGTACACCTTACTCGCACGAAGGCGAACCAGCCCCACGGAGCCAACGCCCAAAGAGATCGAGGTGCAGACCTTGGCGGGCAACGGCGAAGGGGTTGGAGTGAGCGTCGAGAGCTAA
- a CDS encoding group 1 truncated hemoglobin, which produces MVRMSKQVAVVVAALWLAAGCAGGSLMSKTDASLYQRLGEKPAIEAVVEDFVGRVAADSRINGRFANANIPRLKAMLVDQICQASGGPCAYRGRDMKSSHAGMGITAQDFDALVEDLIATLDKFKVPAKEKNELLSVLGPMKQDIVERM; this is translated from the coding sequence ATGGTTCGGATGTCAAAGCAAGTTGCGGTAGTGGTCGCGGCGCTGTGGTTGGCCGCAGGGTGTGCCGGTGGAAGTCTGATGTCGAAAACAGATGCCTCGCTGTACCAGCGGCTTGGCGAGAAACCCGCGATCGAGGCCGTGGTCGAGGATTTTGTGGGACGCGTGGCCGCGGACAGCCGGATCAACGGCCGATTCGCCAACGCGAATATCCCGCGGCTCAAGGCGATGCTGGTGGACCAGATCTGCCAGGCGTCCGGCGGGCCTTGTGCTTATCGCGGCCGAGATATGAAGTCCAGCCACGCCGGCATGGGGATCACGGCGCAGGACTTCGACGCCTTGGTCGAGGATCTGATTGCCACGTTGGACAAATTCAAGGTGCCGGCCAAGGAAAAGAACGAATTGTTGTCGGTACTTGGGCCGATGAAGCAGGACATTGTGGAGCGGATGTAG
- a CDS encoding DUF4331 domain-containing protein yields the protein MFTTIGQHLKQTAIGLAIVMMAAPAFGASHREAPLIAMDPGADITDFYAFRSWEDPSKAVFVMNVIPSQEPSSGPNYFNFDDDVLYEIHIDNNQNNIAQNIVYQFRFKTEIRPPGDFFPLSYVAVPPITELDGPNAAGLLLRQSYTVTEKRFGQPPRDLGQGVMYAVPSNVGLRTMPDYEGLAAKGVYDLTNGGRVFAGQRDETFYIDLGGTFDTLNLHISPILSTADDANDFQNVTGAPDAFSGFNVNTIAIEVPISDLTGSDGNLVIGSYASTSRPKVTVIKKGNTRQHSDRYVQVARLGNPLVNEVIIATTDKDRWNATDAEEEAQFVTYYCNSSLATALNLVFGTTFPTANREDLVNVLLRYSPGDPVCGADNVKERLADLVRLDLNVPPTSPDNQKRLGILAHDVAGTSTPDTAAWPNGRRPNDDVTDIALRVVGGVLTNPATPYLGDGVNFNIGAPGTSVTANGIATAFPFLPTPHDGRDRRHRDPGETP from the coding sequence ATGTTCACCACAATCGGGCAACACCTCAAACAGACTGCGATCGGTCTGGCTATCGTGATGATGGCCGCCCCGGCCTTCGGCGCCAGCCACCGGGAAGCGCCCTTGATCGCCATGGACCCCGGCGCTGACATCACCGATTTCTACGCGTTTCGGAGTTGGGAGGACCCGAGCAAGGCGGTGTTCGTCATGAACGTGATCCCTTCGCAGGAGCCGAGTTCAGGGCCCAACTACTTCAACTTTGACGATGATGTGCTGTACGAGATCCACATCGACAACAACCAAAACAACATCGCGCAGAATATCGTGTACCAGTTCAGGTTCAAGACCGAGATCCGTCCGCCGGGTGATTTCTTCCCCCTCTCCTACGTGGCGGTTCCTCCGATCACGGAGTTGGATGGCCCGAATGCCGCCGGCCTGCTCCTTCGTCAGAGCTACACCGTGACGGAGAAGCGCTTTGGTCAGCCGCCTCGGGACCTGGGCCAGGGCGTGATGTATGCCGTCCCCTCCAACGTCGGTCTGCGGACCATGCCCGATTACGAAGGGCTGGCGGCCAAGGGAGTCTACGACTTGACCAACGGCGGTCGGGTCTTTGCCGGGCAGCGGGATGAGACGTTCTACATCGACTTGGGAGGGACCTTTGACACCCTGAACCTCCATATCTCGCCCATCCTGTCCACGGCCGATGATGCCAATGATTTTCAGAACGTGACGGGTGCACCCGATGCCTTCAGCGGGTTCAACGTCAATACCATCGCCATCGAGGTCCCGATCAGCGACCTGACGGGATCGGACGGCAACCTGGTGATCGGATCCTATGCTTCCACCAGCCGTCCCAAGGTCACCGTGATCAAGAAGGGCAACACCCGGCAGCACTCCGATCGGTATGTCCAGGTGGCTCGTCTGGGCAATCCATTGGTCAATGAGGTGATCATCGCTACCACGGACAAGGATCGCTGGAACGCCACGGATGCAGAGGAGGAAGCCCAGTTCGTCACCTACTACTGTAACTCCTCGTTGGCCACGGCCCTAAACCTGGTGTTCGGAACCACGTTCCCCACCGCCAATCGAGAGGACCTGGTCAATGTCCTGCTTCGGTACAGCCCGGGCGATCCGGTCTGTGGAGCGGACAACGTGAAGGAGCGGTTGGCGGACCTGGTCAGGTTGGACCTGAATGTGCCTCCCACATCGCCTGATAATCAGAAGCGCCTGGGGATCCTGGCCCATGACGTGGCCGGGACTTCCACCCCGGATACCGCGGCCTGGCCCAATGGCCGGCGGCCCAACGATGACGTGACCGACATTGCGCTTCGGGTGGTCGGCGGGGTGCTGACCAACCCAGCGACGCCATACCTGGGAGATGGCGTGAACTTCAACATCGGGGCGCCAGGGACCTCTGTCACGGCAAACGGCATTGCCACTGCGTTCCCGTTCTTGCCGACACCACACGATGGTCGGGATCGCCGTCACCGTGATCCAGGGGAAACCCCGTAA